GTTCAATGCCGTTTTTGCGTTGCGAATTTGAACGTTGCCACCATGCTGTCCGCATGGAAGCGCTTTCCGCCGAAGAAGTCCGCCGCGCGGTTCAAATCGCTCTTGCCGAGGACATCGGCAACGGCGACATCACCACGCTTGCGATCATTTCGCCCGGCGTGACCGCAAAGGCGACGATGGCGGCGCGCGAACCGCTGGTGGTAGCGGGGTTGGCGCTTGCCGAGGCCGCTTTCCGTGAGATCTCCACGGCGGTCCAAATCGTTCCGGCGGCAAGCGACGCGGACCGGTTGAGTGCGAGCCAGCCACTTCTTCGCATCGAAGGGCCCGCGCAGGCAATCCTGACCGCGGAACGCGTCGCATTGAATTTCATCCAGCGACTGTCCGGCATTGCAACGCTGACGAGCCAGTTCGTTGACGCAATCAAGGGCACCCGCGCGGAGATTCTCGACACGCGCAAAACAACGCCGGGGCTCCGCCGTCTGGAGAAATATGCGGTCACGTGCGGTGGCGGGCGAAATTACCGTCTGGGCCTGTTCGACAACATCCTCATCAAGGACAACCATCTGATGGCGTTGCGCGACGAATCACCGAACGCCATCGCTGTGGCGGTCAAACGCGCCCGGGAGAAATGTCCGCGTCAGAGCATTGAGGTCGAGGTGGACACGTTGGAGCAGGTCGAACAGGCCCTGGAAGCGGGCGCCGACATCATCCTGCTGGACAACATGAATCATGTGCAAATGCGGGAGGCGGTGCAGCAGGCGAGGGGCCGCGCCCGCACCGAAGCCAGCGGCGGAGTGAATCTCGGCACCGTTCGCCAGATTGCCGAAACCGGCGTGGATTTCATTTCCGTCGGCGCTCTCACTCATTCCGCGCGGGCGGTGGACGTTGCGTTGGATTTTGAATTCTGACGCCGTTTCACGAAATTAACAGCGGGGATCTGTTTCATTGTGACCATCGACTCCGAAATCCTGACGGCGTTGCGAAGGGCCGGCGCCGGCGTCCCGGGCACGGAATTGTCGCATCGGCTCGGCATCAGCCGGACTGCCGTCTGGGCGCGCATTGAGGAGCTTCGTTCGTTGGGGTATGACATCGAGGCCAGCCCGCACGCGGGTTACCGGCTGCGCGGCGCGCCCGATGTCCTTCATGCTGACGATTTGCTCTCGCGTCTCGGTAAAGCCCGGGTCATCGGGCGGGACATCCGGGTGTTTGAAAAAACCACCTCCACAAACGACGTCATCGAAAAACTGGCGCGCGACGGCGTCGAGGAGGGAGTCGTCGTGTTTGCCGAATCCCAGACGAAAGGACGGGGGCGCCTCGGCCGCAAATGGATGTCGCCCGCGCGCAAAGGACTTTGGTTTTCCGTGCTGCTGCGTCCGCGGCTCCGGCCGCAGGCTGTCACGCGATTGACCATCGCGTCCGCCACGGCGCTCGTTCGCGCCATCCGCTCTCAAACCCGTTTGGTGCCGACGATCAAATGGCCGAATGATGTCCTGATCGGCGGGAAAAAAATTGCCGGCATCCTGACCGAAATGCATGGCGAACTCGATACCGTGAAATACGTCATCTTGGGGATTGGCGTGGATGTCAATTTGAGCGCAAGCGAGTTTCCCGCCGATCTCCGCAAACACGCCACCTCGCTCAGGATCGCATCCGGGGAATCACCGGATCGCGCCGGATTGGCGACAGAAATCCTGCGCGAGCTCGAACGCGACTACGCCCGTGTCAGCTCTCGCCAGTTCGAGGCTGTGGCAGATGAATGGGAGGAACGGTGCGAAACCATCGGGCGCGATGTCGTGATACGGGTTGGCGACCGCCGCGTGCAGGGCCGCGCCGAATCCCTCGACGCGGACGGCGCGTTGCTGTTGCGCACTCAACACGGTCACCTTGAACGCATCATTGGCGGCGACGTGACGATGGAAAAGTGATGCTGACAAGGAGCGCGACCCCGGCGTCTGTCCCCGTTTTCGCGCAGGCGAAGGGGACCGGCACACGTCCTGCGCGCGGTTCCGACCGAGACTCGCTGCGGGCGAAACTTCCCTGCCTTTGAGACGAACATTCAAAAGCCGCCGCGCTTGATGGGTTGCCCCTTTGCCTGCCTGGAACCACGTTCCAACGTCGCTAAAGCTCGACTGCCCGTTCCACGACCCGCCCGGAGGGTGGCTGGGCCGGTTGCATCGTCGATGGCTTGTCGGGCGGGTCATCAAAACAGATCTTCGGAAGGATGGGCCAACGCGAGTGGATTTTCACAATCCAGAAAAAAAGCCGCATCCGCCAGTAAACCCTCCAACCGCCATCCAGTTCGCCGGCCAGCAGCGCGGTCACCGCAGAGGGAAGATTGAATTTGTTGCGCGGTTCGAAAAACACCTCGATGAACGACCGCGTGTAAAAGCCTTCGACCATTTCCCAGTAGAGCTGCATCGCGCGATGGACGTGGCGCTCATACTTGCGCAGGCGCTTCATCCCGTCGTCGCCGGCGTCCAGCGACTCGATAACCGCCCGGGCAGCGAGTTTTCCGGAATACATTGCCAGATGAACACCCGCCGAAAAAATCGGGTCCATGAAACCGGCCGCGTCGCCGACGCGTATCAGGCGGCGGTTCACAAAGCTCTTGTTGCGGTAGGAGAAATCGCCGGTCGCCTGGATGGTGTTGAGCAACCGCGCGTCCTTCATCCGCTCACGCATCACGGCGCTGGACCGCACGATGCCGTTGAAAACCTCTTCCGGCGGCTGCTTCATGGCCGCAAACTCCGCCTGGTCCATCACGCAGCCGACACTGACCTTTTCCTTCGCGAGCGGAATGATCCAGAACCATTTGTTCTCCAGCCGGACGATGATGGTGTCACCGCGCGCCCGGCCTTCATCCAGTTTCACGCCGGTGAAATGGCCGAACAGGGCGAGTTTTTTCAGGTGCGGGTGGACGACGCGGATGCCCTGCTGATTGCCGGTCAAATTGCCGCGGCCACTGGCGTCTATGAGGAAGCGGGCGCGAAAGGTTTGCACCGCGCCCGTGGCATCGCGTGTTTCAACGGCGACGAAATTCGGTGCCGTGTTGTCAAACCGGGTTACGGTGACGCCTTCGCGCACTTCCGCGCCTGACTTTTGCGCGTGTTGCAGCAACAGATGATCGAACTTTGAGCGTTCGACCTGGAACGCCGTTGCTTCCTTGGTGTAATGTCCGTTGCGAAAAATCAACTTCAGGCATTTGGAACCGTTGCCAACGTGGAATTGCGCGCCGGTCTTGAGGGGAAAACCTTGCTTCTCGAGCGTTTCCAGCACGCCCATGTCCGCAAAGAAACGGCGGTTATAGGGAAGAAGAGATTCGCCAATGTGGAAGCG
The sequence above is drawn from the Candidatus Angelobacter sp. genome and encodes:
- a CDS encoding biotin--[acetyl-CoA-carboxylase] ligase, with amino-acid sequence MTIDSEILTALRRAGAGVPGTELSHRLGISRTAVWARIEELRSLGYDIEASPHAGYRLRGAPDVLHADDLLSRLGKARVIGRDIRVFEKTTSTNDVIEKLARDGVEEGVVVFAESQTKGRGRLGRKWMSPARKGLWFSVLLRPRLRPQAVTRLTIASATALVRAIRSQTRLVPTIKWPNDVLIGGKKIAGILTEMHGELDTVKYVILGIGVDVNLSASEFPADLRKHATSLRIASGESPDRAGLATEILRELERDYARVSSRQFEAVADEWEERCETIGRDVVIRVGDRRVQGRAESLDADGALLLRTQHGHLERIIGGDVTMEK
- a CDS encoding NAD(P)/FAD-dependent oxidoreductase, with protein sequence MLVCELIFPFDWGMADEIYDVIVIGGGPGGSSTASFLARAGKRVLVLEKEHFPRFHIGESLLPYNRRFFADMGVLETLEKQGFPLKTGAQFHVGNGSKCLKLIFRNGHYTKEATAFQVERSKFDHLLLQHAQKSGAEVREGVTVTRFDNTAPNFVAVETRDATGAVQTFRARFLIDASGRGNLTGNQQGIRVVHPHLKKLALFGHFTGVKLDEGRARGDTIIVRLENKWFWIIPLAKEKVSVGCVMDQAEFAAMKQPPEEVFNGIVRSSAVMRERMKDARLLNTIQATGDFSYRNKSFVNRRLIRVGDAAGFMDPIFSAGVHLAMYSGKLAARAVIESLDAGDDGMKRLRKYERHVHRAMQLYWEMVEGFYTRSFIEVFFEPRNKFNLPSAVTALLAGELDGGWRVYWRMRLFFWIVKIHSRWPILPKICFDDPPDKPSTMQPAQPPSGRVVERAVEL
- the nadC gene encoding carboxylating nicotinate-nucleotide diphosphorylase, with product MEALSAEEVRRAVQIALAEDIGNGDITTLAIISPGVTAKATMAAREPLVVAGLALAEAAFREISTAVQIVPAASDADRLSASQPLLRIEGPAQAILTAERVALNFIQRLSGIATLTSQFVDAIKGTRAEILDTRKTTPGLRRLEKYAVTCGGGRNYRLGLFDNILIKDNHLMALRDESPNAIAVAVKRAREKCPRQSIEVEVDTLEQVEQALEAGADIILLDNMNHVQMREAVQQARGRARTEASGGVNLGTVRQIAETGVDFISVGALTHSARAVDVALDFEF